From Haloplanus vescus:
AGTCAGCATCGTCTCGGCCATCGGCAACGCCGCCCGATCGGGCGTGCTGATGAAGGGCGGCGAACACCTCGAACGCGCCGGCAAGATCGACCTCGTCGCCTTCGACAAGACCGGCACCCTCACGAAGGGCGAAACCACCGTCGCCGACGTCGAGGGATTCGGCGTCGCCGATGACGAAGTCCTCTCGCTCGCGGCAACCGCCGAGAAGAAGAGCGAACACCACCTCGCTGACGCCATCGTTGACGCAGCCCGCGAGCGCCCGACTGCTGCGACGGACGGTGGGGCGGCGGTCGCCCAGGCGGACGAGACGGACGCCAGCCTTCAGTCGATTCCCGGTCCGGACGATTTCGACGTGGTCGCTGGTAAGGGCGTTATCGCCCATACCGAGGGCACCGAAGTTGTTGTCGGCAATCGCGCACTGCTGGAGGACCGCGACATTAACGTCCCCAGTCGGATCGCCGACTACGTCCGCGAGCGTGAGGAGCGCGGCGAAACTGTCGTCCACGTCGTCCGGGACGGGGACATCATCGGCGCAATCGCGCTGCGGGACGAGCTCCGGAAGGCAGCTCCTGGGGTCGTCACGGCGCTTCAGGACGTCGGCATCGAGACGGTGATGCTCACCGGCGACAATGAGCGGACGGCCGCCGCCGTCGCCGAGGAGGTCGGCATCGACGAGTACCGCGCCGAACTCCTCCCCGAGGACAAGCAGACAGTCATCGAGGCCTACCAAGCCGACGGCCACGTGGTCGCGATGGTCGGCGACGGTATCAACGACGCGCCGTCGCTGGCGACCGCCGACGTTGGCATCGCGATGGGTGCCGCCGGGACGGACACCGCCATCGAAACGGCAGACATGGCGTTGATGGCCGACGACCTCGACCGCATCCCCTACGCGGTCAAACTCAGCAAGGCGACGCGCTGGAACGTCCTCGAGAACGTCGGGCTCGCAGTGCTGACCGTGACCGTCCTGCTCGCGGGCGTGCTCACCAGCTACGTCACCCTCGCCGCGGGAATGTTGGTCCACGAGGCCAGCGTCCTCGCGGTCATCCTCAACGGGATGCGACTGCTTCGCCACTGACCACTAGATACGATCATCACCACCACTCATGACATCAAACTCGACTGCGACCGCCGAGACCCAGACTAGAACCAATTGGAAGGTAGACTACGACGTCGATCCGATCGAAATTCGCGACCCTGTCGCGGAGGCCCTCGGCGTTCTCGAACCGGGTGACCCGTTCGTCATCACCTATAGAGACGCGGTGAAAGAGGCGGGACATTCCTGTCCGACTGCCTCGGGCGCCTACCGGATCGTCCAGTTGGGGCTCGACGCCCTGTATCCCGACGACTATCCAGTTCGGAGCGAAATCGAGGTGCAGGCGGCCGGCCCGCAGGACGATGCTGCGTATGGCGTGATGAGCCGCATCATCTCGTACGTTACTGGCGCGACCGAAGACGACGGATTCAGCGGGCTCGCCGGCGGCTACGGCGGCCGCCGCGACCTCCTCGTCTTCGACGCGTTCGACCCGGACACGGCAGAGCCGACGTTCCGGTTCCGGCGAACCGACACGGACGAGACCGTCGAAGTGACCTACCACGTCAGCGACGTTCCTGACGGTGGACCCGCAATCGGGAACCTCCAAGGGATTCTCGACGAATCGGCAACTGAACAGCAACGAGAGGCTTTCACTGACGCCTGGCACCGCCGGATACAGGTCGTCCTCAGTGACGACTCGCTGTTCACTGTCAAAGCGGTTTGACGCGACGGTCTACCCCTCTCACTCGAAATAAGTTACTGCGGTACACTATCGATCTCCTCGAGGGCCTCAGTAGCGACATCACCTAACTCACCAGCCTCGATATGCGAGTACCGCTCACGAACCATCTCCTCAGAATTATCGAGATATCGGGCCGCCACAGTATATCCGAATGCCCGGACCAGAACCTCGCCCATGCCACGACGGCCACCGTGCGGAGCAAGATAATCGTGTTTCGGATGGTCGATGTCGATCTCCGCGGCCTCCGAGAGTCGTTGGAGAATCGACCGTGCGCCGTCCGTCGTGATCGACGGCGGCCGAATATTCTCATCGAGCGCCAGCAAGAGGTCCCGGGCGTGTGCCTCACGTCGCTCGTCGATTACTTCTGGGTGTTCCCCTCGTTCGGCTAGCTCTTCCCGGACGAGCTCTGCGAGCGTCCGTTGGTCGAACGTCGGAAACACCGGCCAGCGGTCCGTCGGCGGGTCCACCAGCTGACGGTAGCTCCGCAACGGAGAAATCACCGGATCGGGAAGACTCGCGGCGTCCCACTGCTGTTTCTTCCGGTAGACGTCCATACTCCCGTCGTCGAGGGAAAAGTCCTCCCAGCGAACGCCGCGCCGGCGTGGGTCATTCGGGTCTCGTAGGAGTTCCCCGACCCGGACACCTGTGTACGCGAGAACGAACACCAGAGCTCGGTTACGAGCCGCCTTCAGCGCCGCGTAGCGCGCTCGCTGCTTGTCGAGGGGGTCAGTATCCTCCGGGAGTGTCGTGTACGCCTCGACGGCGTCGCGGGCCCGTTCGTCGACGTGGCGGGTGAGGGCGTGGCGCTGTTCGGACGTCCAGGCCTGCTGGTCGCCGGGCTTGCGGCCGTCGTCTTCCGGCAGCGGCGCCATCGCACTCGCCCGCTGAGCGTAATGCGCTTCGAGATATCCCTCGTTGACACACCACCCGCACCACGCAGAGATATAGCGGTAATAGGTTTGTACTGTGTTCTGCTTGAGTCCCCGATCTCCCCCGAGATGCCGAGCGTACTCCCGAAACACGCGTTCGTCGAGATCGTTGAAGGTGGGCTCCCGGTCGACGTCGTCGGGGACGATCCCGGTCCAGTCGTCGTCGCCGCGGTCGCCGGCGGCCCACTCGGCGAACCGCTCGAGCTCGCGTGCAGCGTTTCGTCGATAGTTCCCACCGTCCCCACCGCGGCCTTTCCCTTTGTCCTGGAGGTAGCGCTCGAAGCTGTCGTCGAGCGGCGTGGAAAGCGCTCGATTAGGCATCCACCGGCCCTCCACCGTCCTGCGGGCCCGGTCTCGGTGCCTCTACCCTGGGGGAAGCGCCGTCGTGAGGCGGTTGCAGCATTCGTGCTTCACCGACGGCGGCGGGGTACTTCAAAGTGGTCGTGATTACGAGCATAATCAGGACCACTTGTTGTAATTGAGCCATCGGGAGAATTCGGAGGTCTAGAGTCTCTTAGCGTCGGAATTCCGCACTACAGGAATTTGTATATCATATATCGCTATACAAAATCTCGGGCCTGTACAGATAGAAGTCTCCCTGACAAGGCCTTCATAACAGTGTGTTTACCAATCTGTTTTTAAAAGACAAGTGGAGGAACTGGTAAATACAGAGAGCAAAAACAACGGTAACACTTGTGTATCTGCTGCAAGCCGATATCTGGTCCACTATCACCGATGTAAGCCTCGGCACTTGGCTCGGCTTCCTCGTCACAATCGCAGCCAGTTTTGGCGTCTACCTATACCGGCGAAGACAACAAAAAATCAAGCTACGTCGCTCACTGATATCCGAACTCGAAGAACAGGACCTCGACCAAGTCATCAAAGCAGTCAACTCCTCAGAATCCGCAGTACCCCCTGACGACAACGGTGAAAGTCCGGAACTTGACCCCTCAGAACTTCCACCGGCGGGCACCCTGCCCACCCAGATCTACACATCCAACGCCGGCAACCTCGGCATCCTTTCCCAGGACGAGGTGGACGATATCGTCTCCTACTACTCAGGCCTGCTAACCCAGAAAGCCATCATCGAATCCATCCGCACAGATGAGGAACCGATGACCGCCGACCAGAAAGAACTCCGGGACAAGATTTCGGACCTGGAAGACGACCGTTCCTCACTCGTCGATACACTGGAAAACGCCAAATCCATTCTCTAACACCGGAGAAAGCCGGGAACCAGTCATATCCTCGAAACAAATGCTTTTTGCTCCTTGGGTATAACTTCCGAGGTACGCAGACAACTGAGAGTCTCTAATGGCCAGTACAGAAGCGGATTTCCTCGACGCGATCGACCGCGACTTCTCCTCCAGAGCTGACTTCATCTCCTACATCAACTCAGAGGTCGATCTTGGGAAACTGGACAACAAACTCAGTTTGATCGGCTCGGTCTCCGACCACGACCGGGCAACCTTCATCGACCGGCTTAGCAACCACTTCAAACTCGTCAACCAGAGCGACGACCTGCTCCTCTTGTGGGCCTCCGACGAACGCATCCCGTACTACGTACACCTGGAGGACAACGAGTTCCCGATTTTCTTCACCGCAGCGAACAAGACCGACGAAATCCCTGACACCCTGGTCGAGTACCTGAAGAAAGACAGGGCGATGAGCCGGATGTGGGTCGGGAAACGAGAGATGGAACGTCTCCGCCAGCAAATGGTGGACGAACACCGAGACCTGATCATCCCACAGTTCACCGCCAAACGCTCCATACACACCGACATCCCGGCCAAAAAGAGGCCTGAATACGACCGGACGATGCGGTACTGGGCGGATGACGGGTTAGAGACCTACCGGCACATGAAAAGCCGGTACGGTGTCCTCCCTACCAACATCCAGTTCGAGGTACCCGGCAACTTCAAATTCCAGATCACTCAGGACGGCGTGTTCACCGCTATCGACGGCGGCGTTGACAACATAGCATCCTTGATCGATCAGTCGACGAAGCGGCTTCGATTCGTCAAACAGATCATCAACACTTCGGACTACGATGAAAACGGAACAGGATTCCTTGAAGACGTTTCCCTGCCGTACAGCAAGCCTTGGGCCATTCAACTGGATGACAGGCCTGCGAAGGACGATATCCGTCACTTCGAGGGTAACGTAGAGGCAAGCAACCTCGAGTTCAGCGTCGTCCATTTCGACTCTTACCTCGATTCACGAGGGTTCGACGCCGAACTGATGGATAAGAATAACTACGGGAAAACCGCTGTCCGGACAAAGGAAGACGCAATAAGAGTCTATCCACGGGAAGATACTGGGATCGATCAGTCGTTCCGTATCTACAATTTCGTTGACGATCACATCGAGGCAGATCCTGAGGCAGTCGAAGTTGTATGAAAGATCCCGAGGATCCCTGGACGTTCGATGACGGATATCTGGAAGATCTAAGCTCCAGGAATCAGGAACGGTTCGAAGAGGATTTTGACGATAACCTCGACGATTTCGACGAAGATACGGTGGAACGCCGGTTGCAGACCCGGTTCAACGAGGCGGAAGAGCATTTGAAACTGGTGAAGGCAGCAGCTGCCTGTTTCCATCCTCGGGAGGGCGCAGGACGTTCTGAAAGCGGGTTCCGGTATGTCGGTGTGGATCCTCTGCAAGCCGTAGCTGAGAATCCGGCGGATGTCCTATTGGTAAAACCGGAGTACAACGGAGCGTATTTCTGCGTGGTTTGCTGCGAGATCGGCGGTGAGAGCCGGAAGGACTGGGTTGAAAACGTGAACGAAGCACGGAGAGTGTTCGAATCACGGGACAACAGAGATGTCCTGAAATCGCAGCTGGGTATTGAGAATGATGATCTGTCGTTCCAGTATGTGACGTTGACCCGGACTGATGATACCGTGGAGATGGATTTCTCAGTACTTGGCCGGAACTGTGACGCTGATACCTACGCTGTGTGGTCTGCCGATGTCGAGGATAAGTGGATGATGCACGAGAACGGTTCATTCGTCCATGCCGATCTCCGCTCAGCCTTCTCCGAGCAACTGGATTACATGCGTCGTGAGGACCCGTTGAAGTACACGGTCGGCACTCATCCGGTGTTCCCTCTTCAGCAACTCGTATACCAGGTTGTCAAGGAGAAGTTTGAGTTCGACGACGAACACAAATCCGAGTTCGCCCACGACACTTTCTACGAGTTATTCGATAAAGGCCTTCAAATCCAGTGCAGTGGTGAGCGACGGAAACAGGTTGTATCATCGGAAGTGGATAGACTGCTGGATATGGCTTTGAAGACAGGGGTTTTCTCTGATGAGGATGATGATCTCCGGTCTGATGACAGTGATTTCAGGATCATGTATTCAGGGACTCGTGGCCCGGATCATGCGGAGAACGCTGTGAAGCCGAAGTATTTCGATAACATTGGCAGGGTTCAGGTCGGACAGCTGGCGTATGATAAGACCCGAGATGAGTTTGATCCGGAGACGGATCTTGGGAGTTACGGAGCGTTCTAAACCGGCGATATCAAAGGAGGGTTACTCGTCGATGTATCGGTAGGCGGGCTCGTCGTACACCATCTCACAGGGTTCGTCATCAGCCAGGGTGCTGAATATGCATCTCTATCTAACAGCGGTTCCACCTCAATCAGTTTCTAATAAATCAGATACCGGCAGAGCCAATCGGAACCGTGTGCAGTGAGACAGTCAGTCTCAACTACTGTCGGGCCTCGCTCTGCGCGAGGTCATTCGTCGCCGAGTTCCGAAAGCCGAGCCTGAATTTCCTCAGAATCCGCCTCAGAGAGCGCCTCAATACCGAACTGGACGAGTAGTGGGTAGAAGTGGCGGTTCTTCTTGAACTCGTCCTGGCCCGCCTTGCGGAGCTTCAGCTGGGACTCGAGGTAGGTGTCCTCCATCTCGTCGAGGACATCGTCGGGAATGTAGATCGTCCGCCCATTCCACTCGTCCTTGATGTTCGTCTTCGTTTTGCTCGTTTCGTTCGTTTCACTCGTTGAAGTCGATTCGGTCGTTTCGGTCGATGAACTGGTTTCCACCGGTTCACTCACCTCGCTCGTTTCGCTGGAATCAGCCTCCTCGTCCTCCTCTTCGTAGTTGCCCTCGATGCCGGAAGCATCGCCCCAGCCGTCGGTCATGCTTCCACCTCCTCAGGTGCGGTCTTTTCAAACGTCTCGTCGAACAGGTCGGCGATCTCGTTGAACAGGTCGCGTGCATCCTCGACGCGCTGGTTCTCCTTGCCGAAGCCGAAGACGGACACACCCTCACCAATCGACTGAGAGAGGTCGGTCCGCTTCGGGATCTCGAACACTGGGAGGGAGTACGCCGACTTGATCTCCTCGATGGTATCGCGGTGCTCAGCGTTCTGCTCGACACGGTTACAGACAATCGCGAGCCGATTGATGTCTCCGTACGCCTGTTCGAGAGAGCTCAGCTGCTTTGCGAAAATCTGGAGGCTGTTGGCGTTGAGCTTCTCGGGAATGACGGGGATGACGACGTTACCGGTCGCGACGAGGGCGTTGTCGGTGAGGACGTTCAGGGATGGCGGCGTGTCGACAATGATGTAGTCGTAGTCCTTGTCAAGCTCGTCGAGAGTCATCTCCAGCCGCTCGCGACTCTTCGGCGCCTCAAGCAACGTCTGGATGTTCTTGTTGTTTGCGAGCTTCTCGCTCGCGGGGAGGATGTCGAATTCCTCGTGCTCGACGATGATGTCGTTCACCGACTCCATTTGGTCGAAGTCGAGGACGTCGAACAGCGTTATGCGGTCGGTATCGTAGTACAGATCGTTGTAGCCAAGCGAGCAGGTGAGCCCCCCGTGGTAGTCGATATCGACCAGGAGGACGTCGTGGCCTCGGGCAGCGAGTGCGCCGCCAGTATGAATGACGTCGGTAGTCTTCCCTGCGCCGCCCTTCTGATTCGCCACCGTGATTCGTGCAGTATTGGTGTCGGTCATTATCTTCGTTTCTCTCGTTGTGTTCGTTTCGTTCGTTTTGGTCGTTTAGTTCGGTGCGTTCGGTGAGGGTGTTTCACTCGGTGAGAGGATTACTACGATGTTAAAACCAACTGTTCGTTTCGCTCGTGGAAGTAAACACACTCGTTGCCATCAACTCATTCGTTCTGTTCGTTACGTTCGTTCCCCTCGTTTTGTTCATCTAGTAGAGGGCGCCAGTTCGTTCCTCAGAATGCGTTCAATACATTCGTTTTTCTCGTTCAGTTCGTTTTGTTCGTTGAATTCGTTATAGTCGTTCCACGTGTTTTCAGCGGGAATCAGGACTACCTTCGAGAGTATGGAGAGATAGTGGCTTCATGGACATTCGAGTAAGACTTTTAACTGTTACCGGATTATTGGTAACCACCAGATGTACGAGGTGCTCGACGACACCGCGGCGCAGGTCATCCTCGCTATCGAGAGTGGTGACTCCATCCGTCGTGTCGCCCAACACCTCCACACTCCGTACGAGACGGTGAGACAGGCCGTCAACCGACTCGAAGACGCAGGCTACGTCCGCTATGACGACGGCCTCTCAGTCGTCGACGAGCGCGTGAGAGACGCAGCACGAGAGCTCGTCGCTGCCAGCGCCGGCGTCAGTCCACCATCCATCGAGGAGGCCTACGTCATCCCGCAGTTCGGTGACTGGCCGTTCGCATTCACACGGATCGACGCCGTCTACGTGTGGACCCAGGGCGGCTACCAAGTCGGTCGCGAGCCCAACGACTATCCACTGTTTCTGGCCGTCCGTGAGGAGGACGTCGACGCTTGGGAGGCGTTTTTCGAGTCGTTCGACATCCCGACCGCAGTTGAGCGACAGCCCCGAGACGAGCTGGACGGACCGCTACAGGTCGTCCTCGAGCCACGCCCCTCACTCGACATCGAATACGTCGAGGGATACCCGGTGATCCCGAGAGCCGAGACAATCGAGTATATGCGCGAGAATTACGCCCAGTTCCAGTCGGCGCTCGCGATGCTCGACCGGATGTACGAGGACCTCGACCTCGGCGTCACGTATCGAGAGACAGAACGGGCACAGCCATGAGCTTCACCAACCGAAGCGACGCACTCATCGAACTGCTCGAGGAACTCACCCAAGAGGGCCACGAGTACGTTCTCGTCGGCGGGTACGCTGTCTCAGCGTTCAATGCTCGCTTCTCCACGGACCTCGATATCGTCGTCGCGCCGGACTCCAAGGCTGACTTCGTCGAGTTCCTTGAGCGGCGGGACTTGGAGGAAACGGACAGCCACGCCAAAGAGTGGTTCTACGACACCGAAGTGATCGAGTACGAAAAACGGCTCACGCCGCAACAGCCGATCGGCTTCGATCTGTTGGTGAACGGCCTCGGGTGTCGCCAGACGGAGGCACAGTGGTCGTTCGACTACCTGTACGACCACAGCCACCAACAGGAGGTGAGCGGAGGCACAGTAACGACGACGGCTAGAGTCATCGATGGGGCAGTCCTCGTCGCGGCAAAGCTCCACAGTGGGCGTGAAACCGATCTCCGGGATGTCCTGGCGGTTGCAGAAGAGATCGACCTCGACGCCGTCACGCCCCACCTGCGGCGAGGGGACGACGATGCGCTTCGGGAACAGCTTGAGCGTGGTCTGGAGATCTTGGAGAGTGACGAACTCAAACACGGATTTCGGAGTGACTTCGGGGCCTCAGCAGTCTCAGAAGAAACGGTCACCGCTCTCCAAGAGTATCTGTCTGTACAGATTAACCACCTGAGCTGAAGCGGTCGGGACCCCCTTGATCGGAAATGAAATAGGGTCCTTCAGCGGTGTTTACAGTCAGTAAAAAATTGGAGGG
This genomic window contains:
- a CDS encoding heavy metal translocating P-type ATPase produces the protein MNIQSIMQYYRKHRKAIVTATSGLLYGGGWSLGYLTSFEMASAAILVLATIVGGYDIAKTAYHEVTNRTLGIKTLVTLAAIGAIVIGEYWEAAAVVFLFSLGSYLEGRTMRKTRTALQELLEMTPDTATVRRDGELQEVPAREVEEGEVVVVRPGGKIPVDGEVVDGESAVNQAPVTGESAPVHKADGDEVYAGTVNQEGALEIRTTGAGSDTTLERIIRRVEEAQEAQSPTESLIDRFAKYYTPAVIVLAIGAYAVTQNAILSLTLLVIGCPGALVIGPPVSIVSAIGNAARSGVLMKGGEHLERAGKIDLVAFDKTGTLTKGETTVADVEGFGVADDEVLSLAATAEKKSEHHLADAIVDAARERPTAATDGGAAVAQADETDASLQSIPGPDDFDVVAGKGVIAHTEGTEVVVGNRALLEDRDINVPSRIADYVREREERGETVVHVVRDGDIIGAIALRDELRKAAPGVVTALQDVGIETVMLTGDNERTAAAVAEEVGIDEYRAELLPEDKQTVIEAYQADGHVVAMVGDGINDAPSLATADVGIAMGAAGTDTAIETADMALMADDLDRIPYAVKLSKATRWNVLENVGLAVLTVTVLLAGVLTSYVTLAAGMLVHEASVLAVILNGMRLLRH
- a CDS encoding FmdE family protein, with translation MTSNSTATAETQTRTNWKVDYDVDPIEIRDPVAEALGVLEPGDPFVITYRDAVKEAGHSCPTASGAYRIVQLGLDALYPDDYPVRSEIEVQAAGPQDDAAYGVMSRIISYVTGATEDDGFSGLAGGYGGRRDLLVFDAFDPDTAEPTFRFRRTDTDETVEVTYHVSDVPDGGPAIGNLQGILDESATEQQREAFTDAWHRRIQVVLSDDSLFTVKAV
- a CDS encoding phage integrase SAM-like domain-containing protein, whose amino-acid sequence is MPNRALSTPLDDSFERYLQDKGKGRGGDGGNYRRNAARELERFAEWAAGDRGDDDWTGIVPDDVDREPTFNDLDERVFREYARHLGGDRGLKQNTVQTYYRYISAWCGWCVNEGYLEAHYAQRASAMAPLPEDDGRKPGDQQAWTSEQRHALTRHVDERARDAVEAYTTLPEDTDPLDKQRARYAALKAARNRALVFVLAYTGVRVGELLRDPNDPRRRGVRWEDFSLDDGSMDVYRKKQQWDAASLPDPVISPLRSYRQLVDPPTDRWPVFPTFDQRTLAELVREELAERGEHPEVIDERREAHARDLLLALDENIRPPSITTDGARSILQRLSEAAEIDIDHPKHDYLAPHGGRRGMGEVLVRAFGYTVAARYLDNSEEMVRERYSHIEAGELGDVATEALEEIDSVPQ
- a CDS encoding ParA family protein, coding for MTDTNTARITVANQKGGAGKTTDVIHTGGALAARGHDVLLVDIDYHGGLTCSLGYNDLYYDTDRITLFDVLDFDQMESVNDIIVEHEEFDILPASEKLANNKNIQTLLEAPKSRERLEMTLDELDKDYDYIIVDTPPSLNVLTDNALVATGNVVIPVIPEKLNANSLQIFAKQLSSLEQAYGDINRLAIVCNRVEQNAEHRDTIEEIKSAYSLPVFEIPKRTDLSQSIGEGVSVFGFGKENQRVEDARDLFNEIADLFDETFEKTAPEEVEA
- a CDS encoding helix-turn-helix domain-containing protein, with the translated sequence MYEVLDDTAAQVILAIESGDSIRRVAQHLHTPYETVRQAVNRLEDAGYVRYDDGLSVVDERVRDAARELVAASAGVSPPSIEEAYVIPQFGDWPFAFTRIDAVYVWTQGGYQVGREPNDYPLFLAVREEDVDAWEAFFESFDIPTAVERQPRDELDGPLQVVLEPRPSLDIEYVEGYPVIPRAETIEYMRENYAQFQSALAMLDRMYEDLDLGVTYRETERAQP